The following are from one region of the Mustela lutreola isolate mMusLut2 chromosome 9, mMusLut2.pri, whole genome shotgun sequence genome:
- the LOC131808187 gene encoding cytochrome b-c1 complex subunit 7-like: protein MASRPAIAASSQRLEGIRKWYYNAAGFNKLGLMRDDTIHENDDVKEAIRRLPENLYNDRMFRIKRALDLTMRHQILPKEQWTKYKEDKFYLEPYLKEVIQERKEREEWAKK from the coding sequence ATGGCGAGCAGGCCTGCCATTGCAGCATCAAGCCAGCGGCTGGAAGGTATTCGAAAATGGTACTACAATGCTGCAGGGTTCAATAAACTGGGGTTAATGCGAGATGATACAATACATGAGAATGATGATGTGAAAGAAGCCATAAGAAGGCTACCTGAGAACCTTTATAATGACAGGATGTTTCGCATTAAGAGGGCACTGGACCTGACCATGAGGCATCAGATCTTGCCTAAAGAGCAATGGACGAAATACAAGGAGGATAAATTCTACCTTGAACCGTATCTGAAAGAAGTTattcaggaaaggaaagagagagaagaatgggcaAAGAAGTAA